From a region of the Corallococcus coralloides DSM 2259 genome:
- a CDS encoding DUF2378 family protein yields MSEQRKEVVVLEPAIAQDLEKRLALSTPDDTARGMFFNGALNAVRILGGDAAVEKCLAVGPEKKFVDFFNYPVAGFLKLSFTGAQLMGPQLGGFDAMLRKMGTQATTDFLSSAAGKTLLLLAGDSPKRLVTNLPTGYRAAVSYGERSVEWTSDRAGKLIMKRDFMPPAYHEGVLQAVIEALGARGVQVKGRQTGPVDTEYALSWQ; encoded by the coding sequence ATGAGTGAGCAGCGCAAGGAAGTCGTGGTCTTGGAGCCGGCGATTGCCCAGGACCTCGAGAAGCGTCTGGCCCTGTCGACCCCCGACGACACGGCCCGAGGCATGTTCTTCAACGGCGCGCTGAACGCGGTGCGCATCCTGGGCGGCGACGCCGCGGTGGAGAAGTGCCTGGCGGTTGGGCCAGAGAAGAAGTTCGTGGACTTCTTCAACTACCCCGTGGCGGGCTTCCTGAAGCTGTCCTTCACGGGAGCGCAGCTGATGGGGCCGCAGCTGGGCGGCTTCGACGCGATGTTGCGCAAGATGGGCACGCAGGCCACCACGGACTTCCTGTCGTCGGCGGCGGGCAAGACGCTGCTCTTGCTCGCGGGTGACAGTCCCAAGCGGCTGGTGACGAACCTGCCCACGGGCTACCGCGCGGCGGTGAGCTACGGCGAGCGCAGCGTGGAGTGGACCAGCGACCGCGCGGGCAAGCTCATCATGAAGCGGGACTTCATGCCGCCCGCGTACCACGAAGGCGTGCTCCAGGCGGTCATCGAGGCGCTCGGTGCCCGAGGCGTCCAGGTGAAGGGCCGGCAGACGGGCCCGGTGGACACGGAGTACGCGCTGTCCTGGCAGTGA
- a CDS encoding 3-oxoacyl-ACP synthase III family protein codes for MTERVCVVGAGSFVPARTISNERIAKAIPGWSAARIEEKIGIKERRFLWDFDDETGRAIPPPDDVLGRFYPATNTDMCEVSLRQALSRGGVEAKELDALFVVTCTPDAPHFNHDAMVLHERLGLREDAFALVVDDGCGGTPYVLDLVRKMMEGGRFRTVAVVASAFTSPLLNREVYTDELPPTPGRPKALNAYLSMYVFGDGAGAVVLRKQEGDEDGPGILSSFSGNAYAELVSRRGGGMLKLPYQPGRTRPSEMAFVVDGFKVARSYPEYMQKCLDTVTTPTLREQVKRYYFHQPNKRVMDSFVARAGLRKEAVACNVDRIGNTSAAGMLILLADDLEQGRVALGSGDLVVVAAVGANVHYGAQLVRL; via the coding sequence ATGACCGAACGGGTGTGTGTGGTGGGTGCGGGTTCGTTCGTCCCAGCACGGACCATCTCCAACGAGCGGATCGCCAAGGCGATCCCCGGCTGGTCGGCCGCCCGCATCGAAGAGAAGATTGGCATCAAGGAGCGCCGCTTCCTCTGGGACTTCGACGACGAGACGGGCCGCGCCATCCCGCCGCCGGACGACGTGCTGGGGCGCTTCTATCCCGCGACGAACACGGACATGTGCGAGGTGTCGCTGCGCCAGGCCCTCTCCCGCGGCGGCGTGGAGGCGAAGGAGCTGGACGCGCTCTTCGTGGTGACGTGCACCCCGGACGCGCCGCACTTCAACCACGACGCCATGGTGCTGCACGAGCGGCTGGGCCTGCGCGAGGACGCCTTCGCGCTGGTGGTGGACGACGGCTGCGGCGGCACGCCCTACGTGCTGGACCTGGTGCGCAAGATGATGGAAGGCGGCCGCTTCCGCACGGTGGCGGTGGTGGCCTCGGCGTTCACCTCGCCGCTGCTCAACCGGGAGGTCTACACGGACGAGCTGCCGCCCACGCCGGGCCGCCCCAAGGCGCTCAACGCCTACCTGTCCATGTATGTCTTCGGAGACGGCGCGGGCGCGGTGGTGCTGCGCAAGCAGGAGGGGGACGAGGACGGTCCGGGCATCCTCTCCTCGTTCTCCGGCAACGCGTACGCGGAGCTCGTGTCGCGCCGGGGCGGCGGCATGTTGAAGCTGCCCTACCAGCCCGGTCGCACGCGCCCGTCCGAGATGGCCTTCGTGGTGGACGGCTTCAAGGTCGCGCGCAGCTACCCGGAGTACATGCAGAAGTGTCTGGACACGGTGACCACCCCCACGCTGCGTGAACAGGTGAAGCGCTACTACTTCCACCAGCCCAACAAGCGGGTGATGGACTCGTTCGTGGCCCGCGCGGGCCTGCGGAAGGAGGCCGTGGCCTGCAACGTGGATCGCATTGGCAATACGTCCGCGGCCGGGATGCTGATTCTCCTGGCGGACGACCTGGAGCAGGGTCGTGTTGCACTCGGCAGTGGGGACCTGGTGGTGGTGGCGGCTGTCGGTGCCAACGTCCATTATGGGGCCCAGCTCGTGCGGCTGTAG